Proteins from one Gimesia maris genomic window:
- a CDS encoding secretin N-terminal domain-containing protein — protein MMKYIKFQFFFTIALMGLIPCSDILISSVQAQETENRGDRGGRRDRGGFGGDRGGFGGGRGGGGGFGGDRGGFGSRGGFGGPRGGLGSLVNREEVQKELQLTPDQIKQLEEAAASIRPTRESMEPFMTRMRDAQTDEERTKVREEMSASFEKQRSEGEAKVMSLLNEKQATRLKQLQLQEAGYRQLTNDDTAKQLKLTEDQLKQITELEEQRSNARRELGRRATTEEREKVQQEFDQKIEAVLTKDQQTQWSQMLGPALVSDAKPAEPGVPAVSSNASPTPRPRPQIPMEPEGLKPEDRSISFGGGSAIAMNNAPDKPAAPDDPQAAKKPGAVNKMSFNFRFAPWGDVLKLFAESAGYTLDLNDVPPGTFNYFDQGSYTPTEALDIINGYLLQKGYIIVRRDQFLVVLNIDNGIPPNLVPIVDSEKITEHGKNELMSVTFQLEGVDVSQVAKEVQAILGPQGKSVALNTANSIIVTDIGSNLSRVKKLLEGAMANAGPTDLLFRSFELKYIDATEAEKIVRSQFGLPAATQNVSASATSSRYFDYRSRSSRDRGGSPPQPQPSKESNTQVTADPRTNRLLVTATPDQIKIADEIIKSIDVDDDNPLGPGGNKPFLRVYTVSSADSREVTKTLDAMIPGVVVNEDARNDKIHILATHREHEKIEEMIRQLDGEGGSQSVSVINLSSMDPISATTTLRSLFLRDGDAAPTIEADLLGRRLLIRGTPGQVIQVKALLAQLGEDGSGRSNDIRDRGPVRTIPLGGRDSREIMELINKLWSASSGDENPIRIVVPSENNLIRERIIGGEEEAPNHNRGFRNQPQNTSAPLNRPIRRQQPVRETEQQRLFFTASDEKTEATVEQNENTDTRNSSEKPKQPESGNEPADVPQGKKKNPVAVSSNGDNLIISSTDLEALNRLEKMIEALTQAIPPKNQWTVFYLRSADATATAKMLESLFPSSSVSDMDSGSGMLSGITNIGGSLMDATGLSTLGMGPQTLRIIPEVRSNALYVTGPSDKVRSVEQMLKVLDTSELPASLRDRSPGIIPVEFASATEVSNIVKELYKDYLQPPQQQNNSRRGGNPFAAMMGGGSQGGSNAQPAEARLAVSVDENANQLLVSASDSLFQEIESLVRELDYSAKMSRKSVQVVTLNNGNSALIQNALTSLLPNVTVSTTGDTRKKTTNQTPDSPSQSTSPSSSGDRGEEIRNFFEQRMRERMGAGGAPGGDSSRGSSPFSGRGSRGFRFPGSDGGSSRGGGSSRSSRSRGR, from the coding sequence ATGATGAAATATATCAAATTTCAATTCTTTTTTACCATCGCCCTGATGGGTCTGATTCCCTGCTCTGACATTCTCATAAGTTCAGTACAGGCGCAGGAAACTGAAAACCGAGGCGATCGAGGTGGCAGACGAGACCGCGGGGGCTTTGGCGGCGATCGCGGAGGTTTTGGAGGAGGTCGCGGTGGTGGAGGTGGTTTCGGCGGAGACAGGGGTGGATTCGGCAGCCGAGGTGGATTTGGTGGCCCCCGGGGTGGTCTCGGCTCCCTGGTCAATCGTGAAGAAGTTCAGAAGGAACTCCAGCTGACCCCAGACCAGATCAAGCAGCTTGAAGAAGCAGCGGCAAGTATACGGCCCACACGCGAATCCATGGAACCCTTCATGACACGCATGCGGGATGCTCAAACAGATGAAGAACGAACTAAAGTTCGAGAAGAAATGAGCGCATCTTTCGAAAAACAGCGTTCCGAAGGCGAAGCCAAAGTGATGAGTCTGCTGAACGAAAAGCAGGCTACCCGTCTGAAACAACTGCAGTTACAGGAAGCCGGCTATCGCCAGTTGACCAATGATGATACCGCCAAACAACTCAAGCTGACTGAAGACCAATTGAAGCAGATTACCGAACTGGAAGAACAGCGATCCAACGCCCGTCGTGAACTGGGGCGACGTGCGACTACAGAAGAGCGCGAGAAAGTTCAGCAGGAATTCGATCAGAAAATCGAAGCTGTATTGACCAAAGATCAGCAGACTCAATGGAGCCAGATGCTGGGCCCGGCATTGGTTTCAGACGCAAAACCGGCTGAGCCCGGTGTACCTGCCGTCAGCAGTAATGCCAGCCCGACTCCACGACCACGTCCGCAGATCCCCATGGAACCTGAAGGCTTGAAGCCGGAAGACCGAAGTATTTCATTCGGTGGCGGTAGTGCAATTGCCATGAATAATGCCCCCGATAAACCTGCCGCCCCCGATGATCCGCAGGCAGCGAAAAAACCCGGAGCTGTCAACAAAATGTCCTTTAACTTCCGGTTTGCCCCCTGGGGCGATGTTCTTAAGCTGTTTGCAGAATCAGCCGGTTACACTCTCGATCTGAATGATGTTCCACCAGGAACCTTTAATTACTTCGACCAGGGTAGCTACACCCCCACGGAAGCACTCGACATCATCAATGGCTACCTCCTGCAGAAAGGTTATATCATTGTTCGCCGCGATCAGTTTCTGGTCGTACTGAATATCGATAACGGTATTCCGCCCAACCTCGTTCCGATTGTCGATTCCGAAAAGATTACCGAACACGGAAAAAATGAACTGATGAGCGTAACCTTCCAGTTGGAAGGTGTTGATGTCAGCCAGGTCGCCAAGGAAGTCCAGGCGATTCTGGGGCCACAGGGCAAATCAGTGGCTCTGAACACAGCCAACTCCATCATTGTGACGGATATCGGTAGCAACCTGTCGCGAGTGAAAAAGCTGCTGGAAGGTGCCATGGCTAACGCTGGTCCTACCGATCTGCTCTTTCGCTCCTTTGAACTGAAATACATTGATGCAACCGAAGCGGAAAAAATCGTCCGCAGCCAGTTTGGCCTGCCTGCTGCCACTCAAAATGTGAGTGCCAGTGCCACCTCATCCCGTTACTTTGACTATCGCTCCAGAAGCAGCAGAGATCGTGGCGGAAGCCCTCCGCAGCCACAGCCCAGCAAAGAGTCCAATACCCAGGTAACCGCCGATCCTCGTACGAATCGCCTGCTGGTCACTGCCACACCCGACCAGATTAAGATCGCGGATGAAATCATCAAATCGATCGACGTCGATGATGATAACCCACTGGGCCCCGGTGGCAACAAACCGTTTCTGCGCGTTTATACCGTCAGTTCTGCCGACTCACGCGAAGTGACCAAAACCCTGGATGCGATGATACCGGGTGTTGTCGTCAACGAAGATGCCCGCAATGATAAAATCCACATACTTGCCACTCATAGAGAGCACGAAAAAATCGAAGAGATGATTCGACAACTGGATGGCGAAGGAGGCAGTCAGTCTGTTTCCGTGATTAACCTCAGCTCAATGGATCCCATTTCAGCAACAACGACGCTGCGGTCACTTTTCCTGCGCGATGGTGACGCTGCTCCAACCATCGAAGCCGATCTGCTGGGCCGTCGCCTTCTGATTCGTGGCACTCCCGGCCAGGTGATTCAGGTAAAAGCACTTCTGGCACAACTGGGCGAAGATGGGTCGGGCCGCTCCAACGACATCCGCGATCGTGGTCCAGTCCGAACCATTCCGCTGGGCGGCCGTGATTCCCGTGAAATCATGGAACTGATTAATAAACTCTGGTCTGCTTCCTCAGGCGATGAGAATCCGATCCGCATTGTCGTACCTTCAGAAAACAATCTGATCCGCGAACGCATTATCGGAGGCGAAGAAGAAGCCCCGAATCATAACCGCGGATTTCGGAATCAACCACAAAATACCAGTGCTCCCTTGAATCGCCCTATTCGAAGGCAGCAACCTGTTCGTGAGACGGAACAGCAGCGATTATTCTTTACGGCCAGCGATGAGAAAACCGAAGCCACTGTAGAACAGAATGAGAATACGGATACCAGAAACAGTTCAGAAAAACCAAAGCAACCAGAATCGGGCAATGAACCTGCTGACGTTCCCCAGGGTAAAAAAAAGAACCCGGTAGCGGTTTCCTCTAACGGAGATAATCTGATTATTTCTTCAACAGATCTGGAAGCCCTCAATAGACTGGAAAAAATGATTGAAGCGCTGACGCAGGCCATTCCGCCCAAAAATCAGTGGACCGTTTTTTACCTGCGATCTGCAGATGCCACCGCGACAGCCAAAATGCTGGAAAGCCTGTTTCCCAGCAGTTCTGTCTCTGACATGGACTCGGGCTCCGGGATGCTGAGTGGGATCACTAATATTGGTGGCAGCCTGATGGATGCCACCGGACTGTCCACTCTGGGCATGGGACCTCAGACACTGCGTATCATCCCTGAAGTCCGTTCCAATGCACTTTATGTGACGGGGCCTTCGGATAAAGTCCGCTCTGTGGAACAGATGCTGAAAGTACTGGATACTTCTGAATTACCGGCTTCTCTACGAGATCGTTCACCGGGAATCATTCCTGTTGAGTTCGCCTCGGCAACAGAAGTGAGCAACATCGTCAAAGAACTTTACAAAGATTATCTGCAGCCACCACAACAGCAGAACAACTCACGCAGAGGCGGCAATCCGTTTGCCGCCATGATGGGAGGAGGCTCCCAGGGTGGCTCAAATGCACAACCGGCAGAAGCTCGTCTTGCGGTCAGCGTAGATGAAAATGCAAATCAACTGCTCGTCTCCGCCAGCGATTCCCTGTTCCAGGAAATTGAATCACTGGTCCGTGAACTGGACTACTCAGCAAAGATGTCACGAAAATCGGTGCAGGTTGTCACTTTGAATAATGGAAACTCAGCTTTAATCCAGAATGCCCTGACTTCACTGCTGCCGAATGTCACCGTGAGCACAACTGGTGACACACGCAAAAAAACAACCAACCAGACACCTGATTCTCCCTCTCAGTCTACCTCCCCCTCAAGCTCTGGTGACCGTGGCGAAGAAATTCGAAACTTTTTCGAACAGCGCATGCGCGAACGCATGGGTGCCGGTGGTGCGCCGGGTGGCGATTCCAGTCGTGGCAGTTCTCCCTTCAGTGGTCGTGGTTCACGCGGTTTTCGTTTCCCGGGCAGCGATGGTGGCAGCTCACGTGGTGGAGGCAGCAGTCGATCCAGCCGTAGCCGTGGTCGCTGA
- a CDS encoding GspE/PulE family protein encodes MEIGEILQRRGILDDRQLLMAQQSANGNRLDRVVMEMGLASEEDLLKAFADELGMKYFELKDYQVDKVLLAQFPATPIFRNALLPLQRNNGRVLVASADPFDFEAIDELSSLSGLDLEPVLALHDDVMELIKENLGVGGDTINELVSQRAAEDGVELLEEVSEEHGELADMAQTASVIRLVNELLIEALQQQASDVHIEPHETGLVIRYRVDGLLRVQSVPPEINHFYSAIITRLKIMSHLNIAEKRLPQDGRIKLRITGREIDVRVSIIPMIYGEGIVMRLLDKERMVFRLDNVGLNPEMLKTFREMIELPHGIILVTGPTGSGKTSTLYSALNEIKNPETKIITVEDPVEYHSEGISQIQVNSKIGLTFAAGLRSILRHDPDIVLIGEIRDGETANSAIQASLTGHLVFSTLHTNDSPGAFTRLIDMGVESYLVASTVEAVLAQRLVRVLCKHCKRPYEPHPDKIPPDFPVQDIKELWEPVGCRHCREMGYSGRIGILELLVNDAVIRRLCTEHASSGQIRDYARKNGWQTLRDAGWLKVLEGVTSIDEILRVTKGDI; translated from the coding sequence ATGGAAATCGGTGAAATTCTCCAAAGACGTGGCATCCTGGACGACCGCCAACTGCTCATGGCGCAGCAGTCGGCGAACGGAAATCGTCTGGACCGCGTTGTCATGGAAATGGGACTCGCTTCTGAAGAAGATCTGCTTAAAGCGTTTGCCGACGAACTGGGCATGAAATACTTTGAGCTCAAAGATTATCAGGTCGACAAAGTGCTGCTGGCCCAGTTCCCCGCAACGCCGATTTTTCGCAATGCCCTGCTCCCTTTGCAGCGCAACAATGGTCGCGTTCTGGTTGCTTCGGCAGACCCCTTCGATTTTGAAGCCATTGACGAACTCAGTTCACTAAGCGGTTTGGATCTCGAACCGGTCCTGGCATTACATGATGATGTGATGGAACTGATCAAGGAAAACCTGGGAGTCGGCGGCGATACGATTAACGAACTCGTCTCACAACGGGCAGCAGAAGATGGCGTCGAACTGCTGGAAGAAGTTTCTGAGGAACATGGCGAACTGGCCGACATGGCACAGACCGCTTCCGTGATTCGACTGGTCAATGAACTATTGATCGAAGCGTTACAGCAACAGGCCAGTGACGTCCACATTGAACCGCATGAAACCGGACTCGTGATCCGTTACCGGGTTGACGGTCTGCTGCGGGTGCAGTCAGTCCCTCCGGAAATTAATCATTTTTATTCGGCAATTATTACGCGTCTCAAAATCATGTCGCACCTGAATATCGCGGAAAAGCGACTGCCTCAGGATGGACGCATCAAGCTCCGCATCACCGGTCGGGAAATTGATGTTCGTGTTTCGATCATCCCCATGATCTACGGTGAAGGCATCGTCATGCGTCTGCTCGATAAAGAACGCATGGTATTTCGCCTGGACAATGTCGGACTGAATCCTGAAATGCTGAAAACATTTCGCGAGATGATCGAACTGCCTCATGGAATCATTCTGGTCACAGGTCCCACGGGGAGTGGAAAAACTTCGACACTTTACAGTGCCTTGAATGAAATCAAAAACCCTGAAACAAAAATCATTACCGTGGAAGACCCGGTCGAATATCACAGTGAAGGTATCAGCCAGATTCAGGTGAATTCCAAAATCGGACTGACCTTCGCCGCCGGGCTCCGCAGTATTTTACGTCATGACCCCGATATCGTCCTGATCGGGGAAATCCGAGACGGTGAAACTGCCAACAGTGCAATCCAGGCATCTTTAACCGGTCACCTGGTCTTCAGCACGCTGCACACCAACGATTCCCCCGGTGCCTTCACACGACTGATTGACATGGGTGTCGAATCCTATCTGGTCGCCAGTACGGTGGAAGCGGTATTGGCACAACGTCTGGTACGCGTGCTCTGCAAGCATTGTAAACGACCTTACGAACCGCATCCGGATAAGATACCACCCGACTTTCCTGTGCAGGATATCAAAGAACTCTGGGAACCGGTTGGCTGTCGCCACTGCCGTGAAATGGGTTACTCCGGACGAATCGGGATTCTCGAACTGCTGGTCAATGATGCCGTCATCCGAAGATTATGTACGGAACATGCCAGTTCCGGTCAGATCCGTGACTATGCCCGTAAAAATGGCTGGCAGACGCTGCGTGATGCCGGCTGGCTGAAAGTGCTGGAGGGGGTGACATCCATCGATGAAATCCTCCGCGTGACCAAGGGTGATATTTAA
- a CDS encoding M20/M25/M40 family metallo-hydrolase, giving the protein MIRIMLVCFVISIVNTDERLHAETNSAAVYKAAANSITVDELKSHIEFLASDSLEGREAGSQGGQAAGTYIRTFLQKHGIQPGMAEEGYFQEFDGGFRNIIGLIPGNDPELKKEYVVIGAHYDHVGYGKPSNSRGGVGQIHNGADDNASGTAALLEVIEAISLHKELPRRSILFVFWDAEEMGLLGSRHWMNHPTVPLDKVAIYLNLDMVGRLKEKPLTLFGSRSAYGLRSSTVRSNERETDLKIDFDSAIRPDSDHWPFYQKGIPFLMFHTGKHEDYHRPEDDSHKIDYRGARKSAQLLTQLTLDFALQSEKPQFRNANQDILSGIDQQARIDTSDPPRLGVAWNADIYSQGKLVLTQVMANTPAKKAGLKVGDEIVEIDGKSPIAEQGFGALIQNSDNQIVLQVRRKEQDELLELSVTLSGKPVKLGIQWQTDEADPSVIVVSDIIESSPAALAKLKINDRIYEIAGKQVRNSDEFRKLASTQKLPFSLLVEREGRLQSIEVQSIR; this is encoded by the coding sequence TTGATCCGAATAATGCTGGTCTGTTTCGTAATCAGCATCGTTAATACAGATGAACGGCTGCACGCTGAGACAAATTCGGCGGCTGTTTATAAAGCAGCAGCGAATTCAATCACGGTCGACGAGCTGAAATCACACATTGAATTTCTGGCCAGTGATTCACTGGAAGGTCGTGAGGCCGGTTCACAGGGAGGTCAGGCTGCAGGAACATATATCCGGACCTTTCTTCAGAAGCATGGGATTCAACCAGGCATGGCTGAAGAAGGTTACTTTCAGGAATTTGATGGTGGTTTCCGTAATATCATCGGTCTGATTCCCGGAAATGATCCCGAGTTAAAGAAAGAATATGTTGTCATCGGCGCCCATTACGATCATGTGGGGTATGGGAAACCATCCAACAGTCGAGGCGGCGTCGGACAGATTCATAACGGTGCTGATGATAATGCCAGTGGAACTGCGGCATTACTGGAAGTCATTGAAGCGATCTCGTTACACAAAGAACTTCCCCGTCGATCGATTCTGTTTGTGTTCTGGGATGCAGAAGAAATGGGGCTCCTGGGTTCACGCCACTGGATGAACCATCCCACCGTCCCTCTGGATAAGGTCGCCATTTATCTTAATCTCGATATGGTGGGGCGGCTAAAGGAAAAGCCTCTCACTTTGTTTGGCTCCCGGTCCGCTTATGGGCTGCGGTCCAGTACCGTGCGATCTAATGAGCGAGAGACCGATCTCAAAATTGATTTTGATTCTGCCATCCGACCGGACAGTGACCACTGGCCTTTTTATCAGAAAGGGATTCCCTTCCTGATGTTTCACACCGGCAAGCATGAAGACTATCATCGACCGGAAGACGATTCCCATAAAATTGATTATCGGGGAGCCCGTAAAAGTGCCCAACTGCTGACACAGCTCACACTCGATTTCGCATTGCAGTCGGAAAAACCGCAATTTCGAAATGCCAATCAGGATATCCTGTCTGGTATTGATCAGCAGGCACGCATTGATACCAGTGATCCTCCGCGGCTGGGAGTAGCCTGGAATGCTGATATTTATTCACAGGGAAAACTGGTTCTGACTCAGGTAATGGCCAATACACCAGCTAAAAAAGCAGGTCTGAAAGTGGGCGATGAGATTGTCGAAATCGATGGCAAGTCTCCCATCGCGGAGCAGGGTTTTGGTGCCTTGATCCAAAATTCAGACAACCAAATTGTCTTACAGGTCCGTCGCAAAGAACAGGATGAACTGTTGGAGCTATCGGTCACACTTTCAGGAAAACCGGTCAAACTGGGAATTCAGTGGCAGACAGACGAAGCCGATCCAAGTGTTATCGTGGTTTCCGATATTATCGAGTCTTCACCCGCTGCTCTGGCGAAACTTAAAATCAATGACCGGATTTATGAGATTGCCGGCAAACAAGTCAGGAACAGTGATGAGTTTCGCAAACTGGCCAGTACACAGAAACTTCCCTTCAGCCTGCTGGTAGAGCGGGAAGGCCGACTGCAGAGTATCGAAGTTCAATCAATAAGATGA
- a CDS encoding DUF1559 domain-containing protein has protein sequence MNSATTPRRAFTLIELLVVIAIIAILIALLLPAVQQAREAARRSTCKNNLKQIGLALHNYHDAFNVFPPNSNGADPNLPNGFSWRMKVLPYIDQGPLFNQFNSSLRITDPAHLALCQNIIPVYLCPSDPTPAVKRDLHVNWCFPGNATGASGALTSTNVCDIAGSTYDTTAAVATYGEVCGLHPDSGPGGMFRRRQTFVMRFRDLTDGASNVLAIGEMSPSYNPFSAWVPSDSPVHTSAAINSSSLLCGPSPCQYPTIGWPQTTASQSFHTGGAHFLLADGSVHFLSENMDLSLYQQLGHASDGLPTGGFNK, from the coding sequence ATGAATTCAGCTACTACACCTCGTCGTGCTTTTACGTTAATCGAATTGCTGGTAGTGATCGCGATCATCGCGATTCTCATTGCGTTGCTTTTACCAGCGGTCCAACAGGCGCGAGAAGCGGCCCGCCGCTCCACGTGTAAGAACAATCTGAAGCAGATCGGGCTGGCGCTGCATAATTACCACGATGCTTTTAATGTCTTCCCGCCGAATTCCAATGGCGCTGATCCCAATCTGCCCAACGGGTTCAGCTGGCGGATGAAAGTGCTGCCTTATATTGATCAGGGACCCCTGTTCAATCAGTTCAATTCGAGTTTAAGGATTACTGATCCCGCTCATCTGGCGCTGTGTCAGAATATTATCCCCGTTTATCTCTGTCCCAGTGACCCGACGCCTGCGGTGAAAAGAGATTTGCACGTCAACTGGTGTTTTCCTGGAAACGCAACCGGTGCCAGTGGCGCTCTGACTTCTACTAATGTCTGCGATATTGCTGGCAGTACTTATGATACTACCGCTGCAGTTGCAACTTATGGAGAAGTATGCGGACTGCATCCGGATAGTGGTCCGGGGGGAATGTTTCGTCGTCGTCAGACGTTTGTAATGCGGTTTCGTGATCTGACTGATGGGGCATCGAATGTGCTGGCGATTGGTGAAATGTCTCCCAGCTACAATCCCTTCAGTGCCTGGGTACCCAGTGACAGCCCGGTGCATACTTCCGCAGCGATTAACAGTTCGTCATTACTATGTGGGCCGAGTCCCTGTCAATATCCGACGATCGGCTGGCCACAGACGACCGCTTCGCAAAGTTTTCACACAGGTGGTGCTCATTTTCTTTTGGCAGACGGCAGCGTTCATTTTCTGAGTGAGAACATGGACCTGTCCCTGTACCAGCAACTGGGACATGCCAGTGATGGCTTGCCAACAGGCGGATTCAACAAGTAA
- a CDS encoding DUF1559 domain-containing protein, whose amino-acid sequence MLNSKRCRRAFTLIELLVVIAIIAILIALLLPAVQQAREAARRSTCKNNLKQIGLGMHNYHGTHSTYPYGVRHAGDNNALHERECWAQQLLPFIDQAPLYNKYTADTTKNIWNVPKAISAVVIPVYMCPSDPSSPGFNYADLFEGNYTGCAGSTSIKMNDTNSNNVKMDGILYLQSRTRIRDIVDGSSNTIMHSESIIRGTSGADWGSAGHYWGGGRWGGGLFTTLEPPNTSIPDEHNTCKSTTWPLAPCTAVGSTTEIQNYARSNHIGGAHCLLADGAVRFISSNVDRGTFHALGTRASGEVLGEF is encoded by the coding sequence ATGCTGAACTCGAAAAGATGTCGTCGTGCTTTTACGTTAATCGAATTGCTGGTAGTGATTGCCATCATTGCGATTCTCATTGCGTTGCTTTTACCAGCGGTCCAACAGGCGCGAGAAGCGGCCCGACGTTCCACGTGTAAGAACAATCTGAAGCAGATCGGGCTGGGTATGCACAATTACCATGGAACTCACAGTACTTATCCTTATGGGGTTAGACATGCTGGCGACAATAATGCATTGCACGAACGGGAATGCTGGGCACAACAGCTGTTGCCTTTTATTGATCAGGCGCCGCTATATAACAAATATACGGCTGATACGACCAAAAATATCTGGAATGTTCCGAAGGCAATCAGTGCGGTTGTTATACCCGTTTACATGTGCCCCTCCGATCCTTCTTCACCTGGATTTAACTACGCTGATTTATTTGAAGGCAACTACACGGGTTGTGCGGGCAGTACTTCGATTAAGATGAACGATACCAATTCTAACAATGTAAAGATGGATGGTATTCTGTATCTGCAGTCTCGAACACGGATCCGGGATATTGTAGACGGTTCTTCCAATACGATTATGCATAGTGAATCAATCATTCGCGGGACTAGTGGTGCAGACTGGGGTTCAGCCGGTCATTACTGGGGAGGTGGTCGCTGGGGAGGTGGTCTGTTTACTACGCTGGAGCCACCGAATACATCCATTCCAGATGAGCATAATACCTGTAAAAGCACTACCTGGCCTTTAGCGCCTTGTACAGCCGTTGGCTCTACCACAGAAATTCAGAATTATGCCCGCAGTAACCATATTGGAGGGGCACATTGTCTGCTGGCCGATGGTGCTGTTCGATTCATTTCTTCCAATGTTGATCGAGGGACATTTCATGCTCTGGGGACCCGTGCTTCCGGTGAAGTCTTAGGCGAGTTCTAA
- a CDS encoding type II secretion system F family protein: MPDFQYIAREATGRQVTGILSASNQQDALNSLAARSLFPVKVDLADEAKAQLKHSGRRVRARYLSIFYTQLADLLKSGVPLLRSLELLNKQSTNPSLKQVLEEVRAEVADGTRLAVAMGQHPKVFSELAVSMVRAGEEGGFLEDVLKRIASFTDHQEELKNRVVGAMIYPAFLTTFGTVIVSFLLVYFVPKFEPIFARMSERGELPWATTTLLGFSAFMQSYWFIIFFSIGMAVVAVYKYIETKEGRYKFDQFRLTAYGLGDVVRSLAIARFCRILGTLLANGVPILQSLRIAKDAAGNKVISKSIGEAAESISAGKSIAQPFASSGQFPEEVVEMIAVGEEANNLEQVLIDIADNMERQTNRKLDMFVRMLEPLMLLLMAAVVVFVMLALLLPVFQSSGLL; the protein is encoded by the coding sequence ATGCCGGATTTTCAATACATCGCACGCGAAGCAACGGGCCGCCAGGTCACGGGGATTCTGTCGGCATCCAATCAGCAGGATGCCCTGAATTCACTGGCTGCGCGCAGCCTGTTTCCGGTGAAAGTAGACCTGGCAGATGAAGCAAAAGCCCAGTTGAAACACTCCGGACGTCGGGTACGGGCACGTTACCTGTCCATCTTTTATACCCAACTGGCAGACCTGCTCAAATCAGGTGTCCCCCTGTTGCGGTCTCTGGAACTCTTAAATAAACAGTCGACGAACCCTTCCCTCAAACAGGTGCTGGAAGAAGTCCGTGCCGAAGTCGCCGACGGTACCAGGCTCGCTGTTGCGATGGGGCAGCATCCGAAAGTCTTTTCTGAACTCGCAGTCAGTATGGTCCGCGCAGGAGAAGAAGGCGGCTTTCTGGAAGACGTTCTCAAACGCATCGCCAGTTTCACTGATCACCAGGAAGAATTGAAAAACCGCGTTGTGGGTGCCATGATTTACCCGGCTTTTCTCACGACTTTCGGCACTGTCATCGTCAGCTTTCTGCTGGTTTATTTCGTACCTAAATTTGAGCCGATTTTTGCGAGAATGTCAGAACGGGGGGAACTCCCCTGGGCCACGACGACCCTGCTGGGGTTCAGTGCATTTATGCAATCTTACTGGTTTATCATATTTTTCTCGATCGGAATGGCGGTTGTTGCGGTTTATAAATATATCGAAACGAAAGAAGGTCGATACAAATTCGATCAGTTCCGTCTGACTGCGTATGGGCTGGGTGACGTGGTCCGCAGTCTGGCGATCGCCCGCTTCTGCCGCATTCTGGGAACTCTGCTTGCCAACGGTGTCCCCATTCTGCAGTCACTCCGAATCGCCAAAGATGCCGCCGGTAACAAAGTCATCAGCAAATCAATAGGTGAAGCGGCTGAAAGTATTTCTGCGGGAAAATCTATCGCCCAGCCATTTGCTTCGAGCGGTCAGTTTCCTGAAGAAGTCGTCGAAATGATTGCCGTCGGGGAAGAAGCCAATAACCTCGAACAGGTGTTAATTGATATTGCCGACAACATGGAACGGCAGACAAACCGGAAGCTTGATATGTTTGTCCGCATGCTGGAGCCTTTAATGCTCCTGTTGATGGCGGCAGTTGTGGTTTTTGTGATGTTAGCGTTGCTTTTACCGGTTTTTCAAAGCTCGGGTTTACTATAA
- a CDS encoding SRPBCC family protein codes for MQLELTEKTKLEAPPDQIHNWLSDLENWPKINDKIRSISVEGDKCIGELVFKGKTIDFAGMVPEDDDPFKVTCNIVVQTNPEQNRTEHMTVVYEIEPLGRYTRVIERIKFERQIPFWGWLLVKFIMKVGKPTGLTNLQRIKEHIAAESE; via the coding sequence ATGCAACTGGAACTGACCGAAAAAACAAAACTGGAAGCGCCTCCTGATCAGATTCACAACTGGTTGAGCGATCTGGAAAACTGGCCGAAAATTAATGATAAGATTCGATCGATTTCGGTCGAAGGTGATAAATGCATTGGTGAGCTGGTTTTCAAAGGGAAAACAATCGATTTCGCCGGCATGGTTCCCGAAGATGATGACCCATTCAAAGTCACCTGTAACATCGTGGTGCAGACCAATCCCGAACAGAATCGCACGGAGCATATGACTGTCGTGTATGAAATTGAACCTTTGGGAAGATATACGCGAGTCATTGAACGGATTAAGTTCGAACGACAGATTCCTTTCTGGGGCTGGTTACTGGTCAAGTTCATCATGAAAGTAGGCAAGCCGACCGGACTGACCAATCTACAGCGGATTAAAGAACACATCGCCGCAGAGAGTGAGTAA